DNA from Evansella sp. LMS18:
TTGGTAGTTTTGAAGAGACAAAGTCACTGATTGAGAAATGGCTCCAGTCAAAGCTGATGAATGTAAAACTTGAGGAAGAACCTGAACAGCTGCGTGAGGCAGCAGGTCAAATTAACGAGTACTTCTCAGGAAAGCGAAGAGATTTCGATCTTCCCCTTGATCTGAGAGGAACGCAATTTCAGAATTTAGTATGGAACCAGGTGAAAACTATACCATACGGGGAGACCAGGTCTTATAAGCACATTGCCATGGAAATAGGGGCTCCTAAAGCAGTCCGAGCCATCGGAGGAGCTAATAACCAGAATCCTGTCCCACTTATTATTCCGTGCCATCGGGTTATTGGAAGCAATGGATCCATGGTAGGCTACGGCGGAGGGCTGGATAAGAAAGTGCAGCTTCTTACGCTGGAAGGGGCAATCGAAAAAATATCATAAATATAAATGACATTTAAACTGTCTTCTGCTGTTAAGTAAGTATTAACAAACGGAGGCAGTTTTTTTATTTGTTTAGAAAATTATAAAAGTTTAATTCTGTGGATAAACCGTCCAGCTCCAGCGCTTACGAGCTCGAGGTCACTTCAGGGAGGCTACTACCTGAAGTGGCATCTATGCTGCCTTGCGACGAGTAATCGCAGGAGCACTTGAAGCCAAAAAAAAGCGGCTTCTGTCAAGGACCTTCCAGTGCTTGTCGCTCGTGAACAAAGCGCTTGCGCTTTTGTTCTTTGGCAGAAACCTGAAAGAAATTATTCATCAATTCTCCTCGGGAGCGAATAAAGTGTATAAAGAGGCGGGGGGAATGAAAAAGTGATTAACCAGTTAAAAAGGCATGTTGAAAACCTTCATAAATGCTATGTGAGCGCGGAAAATGAAGCTGGATTTATCAGAGAGGACGAAAAAGAAGCTCTAAGAAGAAAACAGGAGAGATTAAGAAGCAGCAAGGCTGAAATAGTGAAAAACATTGTAGATGGACGAATTATTACAGAAAGGTCGATAGAAGGAAAAACGATTATTGATTATGGGATTAAAATGCAGAATGTTATTCGCAGGGGGAAGCAGCTGCATATTGAAGAACAGGTCCAGGTCAGGCGTGCGGTTACTGAGGGCGGGAAAATAATCGATGATTATGTTTTGTACCGAGAAGGAGTGGGTGAAGGAGAAAACGAGGAGGGGGAGAGAAACGGCAGCCCATATTTACCGTTTGAAGGAACCAGGAGGTCTTCACCCGCCTACAGCTATGACAGGCTGGCGGTCGTCCGATATGCAGAGCGGTGGTGGAATGACTATAATCCTGCCTATAAAGTTTTTGAAAACAATTGTACGAATTATGTATCACAATGCCTAATGGCTGGGGGAGCCCCGATGTGGGGCATTCCTCAAAGAACAAAAGGCTGGTGGTACCGTAATAATAACTGGAGTTTCAGCTGGTCTGTTGCCCATGCACTGAGGTGGTATCTGAGCGGAGCAAAGGAAGGCCTCCAGGCTATAGAAGTTGAACGTCCGGAAGATCTGCTTAATGGAGACCTTATTTGTTATGATTTCAATGGTGATGGCCGCTGGCAGCATACCACAGTCGTAACAGCTAAGGATGAAGAA
Protein-coding regions in this window:
- a CDS encoding amidase domain-containing protein, whose translation is MINQLKRHVENLHKCYVSAENEAGFIREDEKEALRRKQERLRSSKAEIVKNIVDGRIITERSIEGKTIIDYGIKMQNVIRRGKQLHIEEQVQVRRAVTEGGKIIDDYVLYREGVGEGENEEGERNGSPYLPFEGTRRSSPAYSYDRLAVVRYAERWWNDYNPAYKVFENNCTNYVSQCLMAGGAPMWGIPQRTKGWWYRNNNWSFSWSVAHALRWYLSGAKEGLQAIEVERPEDLLNGDLICYDFNGDGRWQHTTVVTAKDEENMPLVNAQTTNSRMRYWAYEDSTAWTPEIKYKFFHIIDRDF
- a CDS encoding methylated-DNA--[protein]-cysteine S-methyltransferase, whose amino-acid sequence is MLKKPFIYYAEMDSPIGKLTVGKSEKGICFVEFGSFEETKSLIEKWLQSKLMNVKLEEEPEQLREAAGQINEYFSGKRRDFDLPLDLRGTQFQNLVWNQVKTIPYGETRSYKHIAMEIGAPKAVRAIGGANNQNPVPLIIPCHRVIGSNGSMVGYGGGLDKKVQLLTLEGAIEKIS